Genomic window (Spirosoma sp. KCTC 42546):
TGGGGGCAAATTCCTCGAACCAGTGGAGTTCATCCCGATCATCCACCTCAACGGCTTTAAATCCAGGAACGAATAATTCTAACCATTCAAAGATTTCAACCCGAAGTACATTGTCCGTTAGAATTCGCTTTAAAACAGCTTCCAAATTAGTTGCAGCTATATTAAGGGAGCGATCATCTTGATAGTTGACTTTTAATAGCTTTTCATTACTGACAAAAATTCGGCCGAAACGTTGATAAAATTGGTCCACTGTATCCTGGCGTAAATGAAGCCATACATCATCAATACGATTGGGCTGCTTAATCTTATCCGTGATAGTGTTGTAAGCAAACTCCATATTGGTGACCTCACTCTCTTTGTCAAATTCAGCGTTAAAGTGAAACCTATCTATGTCAGCGCCATTCCGGCGACTAATTTTAGTTACTCCCCCAAATTCTCTAAAAACCTCAGAGACTAAGGCTTTTGAACAGCGATTCACAAACTCCAAAGCCTCGAAAATATTCGACTTACCCGACCCGTTAGGGCCGACAAAGACCGTGAACGGATTCGGCTCAACAAGCTCGATCCGTTCAATGGACTTGAAATTTTCGATGATCAGGCGTTTGATTTTCATGTGTTTGTGTAGAGACGCAATCCCTTGCGTCTCCTCCTGCCGGATGGTATTGCTGATGCATAGGAGACGCAAGGGATTGCGTCTCTACAAGACAATCAATAATCCGTTACACCAATCGATAGTGGCAGACCGTTCAGAGCCTGGGTTAACTGCTCGGCGTTAGGAGCCGTACCGTGCCATTTGTAGTTACCCACCATATATTCAACGCCAAAGCCCATTTCGGTGTGCATTAGAATCATTGTTGGTACATCCGGGTCTTCCTGCGATTTTTTGAGGGTATGAATGACATCGGCAATGTCATTTCCTTCCATCTCTTCGACGTACCAGCCAAAAGCGCGGTATTTGGCGGCTAGGTCACGGTTGCTATTGACGTTGTCTGTCGTGCCGTCAATCTGAGCGTGGTTGAGGTCGATGATGGCGGTCAGGTTGCCGAGTTTTTTGTTGGGAGCAAACTGAGCGGCTTCCCAAATCTGGCCTTCCTGCTGCTCACCATCGCCCATCAGGACGTACACATGGTTTTTATCCCCATTGAGCTTTTTGGAATAAGCCGCACCACAGGCTACGGATAAACCCTGACCTAGCGAACCCGATGCAATGCGAATGCCGGGAAGGTGTTCGGCCGTTGTAGGGTGTCCCTGTAACCGACTATCTAACTTACGGAAAGTGGCTAATTCCGCGACAGGAAAATAGCCTGCCCGTGCCAACACCGAATAAAAAACGGGCGAAATATGTCCATTCGAGAGGAAGAAGATGTCTTCATCCCGGCCGTCCATGTCAAAAATAGGCGTGCCGTCGGCATCTTTTTTCCGGTTCATCACCTCGAAGTAAAGGGCGACAAAAAAATCAGTGCAACCTAACGATCCGCCGGGGTGACCCGAATTAACAGCGGCAACCATGCGAAGAATATCGCGCCGAACGGCCGTAGCCGTGCTTTTGAGTTGTTCGATTTCCATGAGGTAGTACGGGTGGGAACCCGCTTTTCAATCAAAAATGACGGGACTTGCCCGTATTAGGTTAAAATTTGTTTTGCGTGGTTTTGGGTATCTACTTTGCCGATGATATCTGTGATGATACCAGCCTCGTCAATAATAAATGTTGTTCGGACGGTACCCATAAACTTCCGACCATACATCGACTTCTCTTTCCATACATCGTAGGCTTCTACTAACTGGTTATCTGTATCGGCAACGAGCGAAAAGGGGAGGTCATATTTTTTAATGAATTTCTGGTGTGCTTTCTGGTCATCCACACTAACGCCTACTACTTCGTAACCGGCCGCGCGTAAATCGGCGTAGTTGTCGCGGAGGCTACAGGCTTGCGCAGTACAACCCGGCGTATCATCCTTAGGATAAAAATAGAGCACCGCTTTTTTGCCCCGATAGTCAGATAGTCTAATGGGCTGGCCATTTTGGTCAGTGCTCGTAAAGTCGGGAGCTGGATCACCGATAGAAAGGCTCATTCAGGTTACAGTTTATTGTATTCAGTTTACGGTATTCAGTAAGCTTTTTTATCTTCTCTTCTTTTTCTTCGGAGCCGCTTTTCGCCGAACGGGTGCTCTGGGTACGTCAATAGTTGTCGTGTCGGAACCAATATTGCCCGACCGGTCTTTTACCTGAACTAACACCTCGGCACCATCCTCGAAAGGTTCATCTGGGTTTAGTTTATCGGACCAGAGTAATGCCCGTTTGTAATCGTACTGCATCAGTACCCACTCACCATTGACCAGCGCCCGGAATTCGGCAATGCCTGACAGGTCGTCCCGAATACGAGCCGTAATTCCCTTAGGCGTGGCCGACAGAATTTCAACCCTCGGTGGATTGATGTCGGTCATTAACTGAAACTTCCCCAGCCAACGGGTTTTAAATTCAATATGTCCTTTAGCCCACGTGCCCCCCAGAAAACTTGCGTTCCCACCGCTCGTCCAATACGCTTTCGTTCGAGCCGTATCAATGGCAATCGGATAATTCGGTGTGTAGTGGATCGTTAAATAATCGTTGAGTGGAATGGTCGACTGATTTATTTCCAACCCACCCCCTGGCAACGCCCGCATAGCCAGATGCAACGTATCAAACAGCGTTCGTGGACTGAATTCCAGTCGGGTATTCCAATCGACAACTACTTCGCTCCGGCCCGGTATGATACGCTTTTTAAAATTTGTTCGTATTACACTTCGGCCAAACTGGACGGAGTCGGGTAAAGTCTGGCGCAAATCTATAAGATAAACTGCTTGGTTGTTACGTATATAGCTAATTGGCTGCTCGGTCACTACGCGGCCGGTGATTAATTTAGCTACCGGTGGGCTTGAAGCGATAATATTCTTGACCGTTAGCTTCAGCACATTTTCGTCAGTCGTGATGGTGGCTATCGGCTCACCGCTTAGTGACTCCCCTCTAAAATTGGCCGGCGGAATTGTCAATGAATCTGGCCGGATTTGACTGGCTGGTGCCGCTTCCGGTAGAATCGTAAAGGTTAGCTGTGTTGACTGATCGGAGGCATCATAGAGCGTCAGGGTAACTTCGTGTGGCTGGCCGTCTAGTAGAGGTAACCGCCCGCGATAGGCGGCATTACTTTGGAGCTTATACAGATTCAAAATATTGCCATCGGCAATATAGCCCCGATGATACCGCTGGCCACTCATTTGCTCGACCTCGTAGTTCTCATGAACATTCATGAACCGCGTTTGCTCGTTCGGGAAGCTATTCATGTTGTACGAAAACACCTCGCGACCATCGAGCCGGATTTCCAGGCAACTGATGCCATTTCGATAAGGCGAACCGCTGGTTTTGTCATAAGCCAGCACTTCCATCCCAATTAATCCTGAAGCTGTAATGGGCTGAACAATGGTATACGTGCCGTCGGGTCGGCGTACGGGTGCGTAACTGACACGCTGGTATTCGCCGTTAATGCGCGAGGTAGCGGTCATTGTTTTCAGGGCCACGCGCTCAAAATAGGGCGGTACATTGTCCTGAATTTCGGAGAAATTATACAGCAACGGGTTAATCAGGTTGTCTTTATTATCCCGAATCTCGAAGTGTAAATGCGGCCCACCCGATCCGCCAGTATTTCCTGATGCCGCAACAACATCGCCCTGCTTAACCGGGAACTGGCCCGGTTGAGGGCGCAGGTCAATTTCAAATGTTTTTTTCTCGTATTGCTGCTCGCGGAGGAAACGGCCAAGGGTGTCTTTTAAGGCTTTCAGGTGACCATAAACGGTGGTCAGACCATTGGGGTGTTTAATGAAAATCACGTTTCCATATCCACCCGTGAAAACTGCAATTCGGGATACATACCCATCCGCAGCCGCATGGACATCCAGCCCTTCGCGCCCACCGGTACGGATATCTAAACCAGCATGAAAGTGATTGGGCCGTAAATCCCCCATACCACCTGACAACGAATTACTGGCCCCAGGCTGGATCGGAAACATAAAGTAGCCATCGACAAGCGTACCGGGTTGAATATAGCCTGTTTGGGGCTGTCCTGATTGAGTTGATGAGACTGGTTTCGCCGATTGTCCGGTGGCCAGTTCTGCACAGAACAGAACAGAAATGAACGTATAAAAAAGGAAACGTATCAAAAGCAAAATTGTAAATAGTCTTTGTAAGGCCGGACTAAGGTTCGGCCTTACAAGATGAGATTACTTCACGTCAAACGTCAACATGGGCTTATCTTCAATGAAGGCCGTCAGTCGATCGCCGATTTTTACAGGGCCAACACCTTTGGGTGTTCCTGTAAATAGTATATCGCCTTGCTGAAGCAGGAAATAGCGTGATACAAATGAAATCAGGTAATCAATCTTAAACATCATCAGGTTCGTGTTGCCAATTTGTTTGGTTTCGCCGTTGATGTCTAAATGGAAATTTAAATTTTGCAGATCCGGGAAATCCGTCTTTGGAACAAAAGAGGAAATAGGAGCGGAGCCGTTGAATCCTTTGGCTAACTCCCAGGGCAATCCTTTTGCTTTTAACTTGCTTTGCAGATCCCGAGCTGTGAAGTCGATACCAACGCCAATTTCGTCGTAGTATTTATGCGCGAATTTCTCGTCGATGTTCTTGCCCACCCGGTTAATTTTTACCAGAATCTCAACTTCGTGATGAACATCACTGGAGAAGTCAGGATAAAAAAATGGCTCGTTTTTTAGGGGAATGGCCGTTTCGGGTTTCATGAAGATAACTGGATCTTCGGGCTGTTCATTATTGAGTTCCTTGATATGGTCGGCGTAGTTTCGACCAACGCAAATAATTTTCATATAAAGTAACGCGGACATCGTGTCCGCTCTTATAAGGTAAAAAGCGGACACGATATCCGCGTTACTAAACTATTTAGATTGGCACAAATCTAAGGACTAAAGAGGGGTAGACCGCATCCATTCGGAAAAATTTGAACAATTCTGGTACTTTGCAGGTCATATACCGTCAGAACACTCTACCAAACAATACACAAACAAATGAGAAAAATCATAATTGTCATGTTGTCGCTCGCTTTTGCTGTAACAGCTTGCGAGAAAGTGCCTTTAACGGGCCGCAAACAACTGATCCTGGTACCTAATAATGATATGCTAGCCATGAGTTTCACTCAGTATAAAGCATTCTTGGATACAAGCCGGGTTGTTCCTACCAGCAGCGGAGACGCTGAAATGGTTAATCGGGTTGGCAATCGTATTCGGCAGGCTGTTGAAAGTTACATGAATAGCAACGGGTATTCTAAACGGCTCGAAGGCTTCCAGTGGGAATACCATTTGGTGCAGAGTAATCAGGTGAATGCCTGGTGTATGCCGGGTGGTAAAATTGTTGTCTACTCCGGTATTTTACCCTACACGCAAAACGAAGCGGGTTTAGCAACCGTATTAGGTCATGAAGTGTCGCACGCTATTGCCGAACACGGTAATGAACGAATGAGCGAAGGGTTGGTTGCTAATGGACTATTGCAGGCTGGGCAAGTTGCAGCTGGAATTGCTACGTCTTCAAAAAGCCCGCAGACACAAGCTTTATTTCAACAAGCTATTGGTACAGGAGGTCCCCTGATGTATCAATATTTTGGGGCGCTACCGCATAGTCGTAACCAAGAGTCAGAAGCGGATCACCTTGGCCTGATTTTCATGTCGATGGCGGGATATAACCCTGCCGAGGCAATTACGTTCTGGACACGGATGGCAAAAGCAAGTGGTGGTAAAGCACCCGCTGAGTTTTTTTCGGATCATCCATCTGATGCCCGTCGGATTGCCGATTTGCAGAAATTATTACCTGATGCGCAGAAGTACTACGCCAGCGCACGGCGTTAATCCGTGCACTTATAGTAGAAAAAGCCGGGACTTTCGTTCCGGCTTTTTTTGTCTGGGTAAGCTCTGGCTTGGCCGATTCTTAAATATCTCCTGGGCCCAGACAGAAATTACAACGCTGCTACAACCTGCCGTACTTTTTCGGCAGCTTCTTTCAGCTCAACGGCCGACTGTACTTTGAGGCCTGAATCATCAATGATTTTAGCGCCTTCAGCTGCATTCGTTCCTTGCAAACGAACGATGATTGGAACCGGAATATCGCCAATGGCTTTGTAAGCTTCAACAACACCAGTAGCTACCCGGTCGCAACGTACGATACCGCCGAAGATATTGATCAGAATGGCTTTTACGTTTGGATCTTTCAGGATAATACGGAAACCCGCTTCTACCGTCTTGGCATTCGCTCCACCCCCAACATCAAGGAAGTTAGCCGGTTCGCCACCCGACAGTTTAATGATATCCATCGTTGCCATGGCCAAACCTGCGCCGTTTACCATACAACCTACGTTTCCGTCGAGTTTTACATAGTTCAGGTCACTGGCAGAGGCTTCCACTTCAAGGGGATCTTCTTCGGCCAGATCGCGCATGGCTTTCAGATCGGGATGACGGTAGAGAGCATTGTCATCCAAATTAACTTTGGCATCGACAGCCAGAATCTTGTTGTCCGATGTTTTCAGAACCGGGTTAATTTCGAACATCGACGCGTCTGTATCTACATACGCTTTGTAAAGCGACGTAACAAACTTCACCATCTCCTTGAAGGCTTCCCCTTCCAGACCAAGGCCAAAGGCTACTTTACGAGCCTGGAAAGGTTGCAGACCAACGGCAGGGTCGATCCACTCCTTCACGATCTTTTCGGGGGAGTGTTCTGCTACTTCTTCAATGTCCATACCCCCTTCGGTGCTGGCCATGATTACGTTGCAGGCTTTCGTACGGTCGAGCAGGATGCCGATGTACATCTCTTTTGGGGAGGATGCACCTGGATAGTAAACGTCCTCAGCAATGAGAACTTTGTTGACCCGCTTGCCTTCTGGTCCTGTCTGGTGGGTAACCAGTACATTCCCGATGAGGTTTTTGGCGATGTCGCGCACAGCATCGACCGATTTGGCTAAGGCTACTCCGCGTTGTTCAGAACCCACAATCTGGCCTTTTCCTCGTCCGCCAGCATGGATTTGGGACTTAACCACGACAAACTTCTGGCCCGATTGAGCAATAATCAGTTTGGCGGCTTCAACGGCTTTTTCGGGCGACTCAGCTACAATGCCCTCCTGAATGCGGACACCGTACTTTTTGAGAATTTCTTTACCCTGATACTCGTGTATATTCATGACAACTGCAACAAGGAGGATTGGAAATCGTATTTTTGTGCGGCAAGTTAACAGGAAATGATGAATGATGAATGATGAATGATGAACGTGATCGACTAAAATCACGCTCAGTTGTTCTTTTTCAGCTTGGCATTCATCATTCATCATTTATCATTCACTATGAGTTCGCTTCTTCAAACTACTGATATACGCCGGAACTACGGCAATCTGCCCGTTCTGAAAGGAATTAACCTGAATATTGAATCGGGTGAAGTTGTCTCTATTGTAGGGGCATCAGGGGCTGGCAAAACTACCCTACTTCAAATCCTGGGTACCCTCGATCGGCCTGATGCAGGTGAATTGCAGATTGCCGGACAAAATGTCTTTGCATTAAATGACCGTCAGCTGGCTCAATTTCGTAACGAGCAGATTGGCTTTGTCTTTCAGTTCAATAACCTGCTGCCCGAATTTACGGCTCTTGAAAATGTATGCCTGCCTGGGTTTATAGCAGGTAAGGAGGAGAGTGCTGTTCGGCAGCGAGCTACCGAATTATTAGTAAAGCTTGGCCTGCGCGATCGCTTAACAAATTTACCTTCTCAATTATCAGGAGGTGAGCAACAACGGGTAGCTGTAGCGCGGGCGTTGATAAACCAACCCGCCATTGTCTTTGCAGATGAACCTAGCGGGAACCTTGATTCTAAGAACGCAGAGGAGCTACACCAGTTATTTTTTCAGTTACGTGACGAACTGGGTCAAACGTTTATTATAGTAACCCACAATGAGGCTTTAGCCGCCCTCGCCGATCGAACGGTTACGATTCGGGATGGGCTTTTGTTTAATTAATTATTGTTCATGTATTGTTTTGTGTCTGTATTTATAAGTAAATCTACTTATAAATAATCGTTTAAAAGTGTGCGTTTTTTCTTATAAAGAACTTATTATTAGGATTTTACGATTTTATCCAAAAAAAAATTAACTAAAAAGAATCAAAATTCTGTATTTTTGTTTTATAATTGTGTCGAAAAGAAAAGTTTTTCATAACGTTGAGTAAATCAGAAAGCCAAGAGAGTATCTCGCTTGGCTTTTTTGTTTGCCTATAGTTTAGGTTTTGACCTGTCTACAAACAGTTAATTTGATTGCTTAGCTAAGCGAAATAGGCCTGTTCCCTCACCTTTATTGACCTTCCGAATCCATTTCTGCAAACCGTTTCGATGAGTAATCCCATTGGCTTATCAACAGTTTCTTGTACGAAACATACGTTATGGTAATGCATACGTTATTGCTTCCTGTATGGCCTCATAATTGATTAAAGGGCGACACGTCAACTTTTCAGACGGTTCCCTGTAAGTAAGGCATCCAGACTCCATTTGCCAGGCCCGGTAAAAAAGAAAACCATCGCAAGAAGTACGAATAGAAAAGGATGTTGGTCCTCGTACCAAAATTTTCCATGACCTACAAAAAACGTAATGTAAAGCATGGTGCCTATAATAAGTAGGCAGGACAATCGGGTTAATAAACCGGTGGTAAGCAGCAGGCCAGCTACCAATTCAGAACCTTTGCCGAGATAAACCATGAACGTAGGGGAGAAATCCTGCTTGAAATTATCCCAGGCTGCATATTCGTTCATTTTAGTCGCATCGAATACTTCCCAGCCATGATACACCAGGAACAAACCGACGATAAGCCTGATCAATGTAAGGCCACTTTCCTGTAAAATCCCTTCTGTGGAGAAGAATTTCTTCATACATGCTCTTAGTTATATTCCCATCAAAGCTACAATAAGCCGCTAATTTAATTGCCTGGGTAGGTGGCTTTACTGCTTTTGGTAACGCACTTGACGGAGTTAAGAAAAAACGCCCCCGATCTTTCGACCAGGGGCGTTTCTATAAAAAATCAGCAACTTGATATTACATCATGCCGCCCATGCCACCGCCTGGGTGACCATGACCGCCACCAGCTGGAGCTTCTTCTGGCTCGTCAGCAATAACACACTCGGTCGTCAATAACAGACCAGCGATCGATGCTGCGTTTTCCAGAGCAAGACGCGTTACTTTCTTAGGATCGATTACACCAGCGGCAAACAGATCTTCGAATGTATCGTTCTTGGCGTTGTAACCAAATCCACCCTGACCATCTTTCACCTTGTTCACGATAACTGAACCTTCGCCACCGGCGTTAGCTACAATCGTACGTAGAGGTGATTCGAGGGCAACACGGATGATGTTAACACCGGTTTTTTCGTCTTCATTGATTGTTGTGATACCGTCAAGCGAAGAGATAGCACGGATCAGGGCGATACCGCCACCCGTTACGATACCTTCTTCAACAGCAGCACGGGTTGCATGCAGCGCATCGTCAACACGATCTTTCTTTTCTTTCATTTCTACTTCGGTAGCAGCACCGATGTAGAGAATAGCCACACCACCCGACAGTTTGGCCAGACGCTCCTGCAATTTCTCGCGATCGTAGTCTGATGTCGTGTTTTCGATTTGGGCTTTGATCTGGTTTACGCGACCAGAAATGTTTTCTTTCTCGCCAACACCGTTAACAATAGTTGTATTGTCTTTGTCGATCAGGATTTTTTCAGCCTGACCCAGGTATTCGATCGATGCGTTTTCAAGTTTGAAGCCGCGCTCTTCGCTGATAACCTGGCCACCTGTCAGGATAGCGATGTCTTCCAGCATAGCTTTCCGGCGATCGCCGAAGCCAGGAGCCTTAACAGCAGCTACTTTCAGGGCACCACGGATTTTGTTAACAACCAGCGTAGCCAGAGCTTCGCCATCAACATCTTCAGCGATGATCAACAGAGGCCGGCCTGTTTGAGCAACCTGCTCAAGTACGGGCAGCAACTCTTTCATCGACGAAACTTTCTTTTCCGAAATCAGGATGAACGGACGCTCCAGTTCAACTTCCATTTTCTCGGTGTTCGTTACGAAGTATGGCGACAGGTAACCCCGGTCGAACTGCATACCTTCTACGGTTTTAACTTCCGTTTCGGTACCGCGAGCTTCTTCAACCGTGATAACACCTTCTTTACCTACTTTCTTCATGGCTTCGGCAATCATTTTACCGATTTCCTCGTCATGGTTAGCCGAGATGGTAGCCACTTGTTCAATTTTGCCGAAGTCATCACCGATGGTTTGAGCTTGCTCCGAAAGGTTCTTAACAACAGCCAGAACAGCTTTCTCAATGCCACGCTTCAAATCCATTGGGTTAGCACCAGCCGCTACGTTTTTCGCACCGATCGAGTAGATCGCCTGTGCCAATACAGTAGCGGTAGTTGTTCCGTCACCAGCCGAATCAGCGGTTTTCGAAGCAACTTCTTTTACCAACTGAGCGCCCATGTTTTCCATGGCGTCTTTCAGTTCAATTTCTTTGGCCACCGTTACACCATCTTTGGTGATTACAGGTGAGCCGAATTTCTTATCAAGAATAACGTTGCGGCCTTTAGGACCGAGGGTAACTTTCACCGCGTCGGCCAGGGTGTCAACACCCTTCTTAATGCGCTCACGAGCTTCAGTATCGAAAAATATTTTCTTAGCCATTGTTTTGGGAAAATGTAGAATGAAAAATGTAAAATGAAGAATGAAAAGCGAATAGTGTCAATGACCTTTTTGGTGCCATTATACATTATTCATTGTGCATTAGTCATTCAACTTACAGGATTGCGAAAATGTCGGATTCACGCATGATGAGGTATTCTTTGCCATCAACGGTGATTTCTGTACCAGCATATTTGCCATACAGTACCGTATCGCCCACCTGAACCGTCAGCGGCTCATCTTTCTTACCTGCGCCAACGGCAACGACCGTACCACGCTGGGGTTTTTCTTTCGCCGTGTCTGGAATGATAATTCCAAACGAGGTTTTTTCTTCAGCCGGTGCGGCTTCTACCAGCACCCGGTCGGCCAGCGGTTTCACGTTCACTTTAACGCTTTCCGTTTCTGCTACCATGATAATGAGTTGATTAAGGTTATTAACTGTTTGTGTACTGTACTTACACGACGTTCTGGACCCGCCAATTACTGTGCCAATGCGGTAAACTGCCAAATTTTCAGGTTTTTGTCTGACATACTGCCATTCACTACATTGACTAAACTTCCTTCGGCAGGTTATGCACTTCTGGCGAATAGAATTTGGTTGTTTACGAATGATTGCCTAGATTAACCAAATCATACACCCACAAAATGCCTTTTTCCGGTTTATGAAAAAATTACAACCTGACTGGTTTACGCAAAATTGGCTTGATGCCGAATATCAGAAATATGTCGTGATGGCATACTTGCAGGCGGTTCAGCAGAATTTTACGGAATACAAACTCTTCCCGGACCTACCCGAACTACGCGGTCACTACGATGCAGGTATTCGTTTTGCGAGGGGCAAAGGTACGTTAAATGCGGCTTTCCCCAAGCGTGTCAGTCGAGTTAGTGGACCACCGCCCCGAATCGAATACAAATCTGAGGTAACGGACCCTGCCTTTATGGCTGAAGTGGATGCCATTATGGAATTTGCCCTGCCGCGCTTTCAAACCTTGTTAACTGAGGGACGGCAGCGCTGGGATGATATAGCTAAATCGCTGACGCTAGCGCCAGTAGGTCTGTTGCCATTGCGGCCGGAGGAGGGGTATCTGCTCATTCATGCTACCAATCAGGCCGAAACGCAGGTCTATTATTTTTCCATGACACTTTATTCTGAACAGGAACCTGGTGGTCGGTTAGTGCAGCTTCGTTTTGTTGAAGCTGTGCAGAAGAGTTTAGTGAATACGGTTGAAAATATTAAGCTCGACCTGATCCGACGGCACCGGTATCTGCCTAATCCGGCAACGTATATGCTGGAGAGTAAACGAACTTACCCCGTTCAGGAAACACTATTGCCTATTGCCCGGCAATTGCTGGCACAGGCAGTTGCCTAATTAGTAGGCAACAAAAAAGCCAGACCGTTTCGAAACGGTCTGGCTTTTTTGTTGCCCGAATACGGGTTTACTTCTGGGGTGTCAGCGCTGAAGTGGATGCTCCTGGAGTTTGGGCTCCTGGAACAGCCTGGCTTGGTGCAGCGCCGTTCGCTGCGCTAGGAGCAGGCGTTGGGGCGGCAGCACCTGGCAGCGTTTGGGTTTGTGCTCGATCAACGTTTGCGCTATTGATACCCGTTACCTGATTGCGATCGACCAAGATATAAGATGCCATCGATAGCACCATCATGGCGATACCAAGTCCCCAGGTAATTTGTTCAAGCAGGTCGGTGGTTTTCTTTACACCCATAAGTTGGTTAGAACCCAGACCACCAAATTCGCCAGCTAATCCTCCTCCTTTTGAGTTCTGAATTAATACAATAAGAATTAGCAGAACAGTGACAATACAAATGATGACAATAGTTGCCGTTATCATGAAAAAAGTTGCTAAATATTTTGGTTAATGCGTTTACAGATTTAGAGAAAAATTGAACTTAGTCCTCTGCCGAATTCTTCGTGTTCTCTAATTCACTGATTTTTGCCGCAAAGTACGCCTTTTTTTCGGGATTTTTTACCATTAACTGTCGGTACATTTCGCAGGCTTTATCTATTTTCCCCTGCTTCTCCAGAATTTTGGCAAAACTTTCGGTCACTAACCCACCGCCAACGGGCTTGGCACG
Coding sequences:
- the groL gene encoding chaperonin GroEL (60 kDa chaperone family; promotes refolding of misfolded polypeptides especially under stressful conditions; forms two stacked rings of heptamers to form a barrel-shaped 14mer; ends can be capped by GroES; misfolded proteins enter the barrel where they are refolded when GroES binds); its protein translation is MAKKIFFDTEARERIKKGVDTLADAVKVTLGPKGRNVILDKKFGSPVITKDGVTVAKEIELKDAMENMGAQLVKEVASKTADSAGDGTTTATVLAQAIYSIGAKNVAAGANPMDLKRGIEKAVLAVVKNLSEQAQTIGDDFGKIEQVATISANHDEEIGKMIAEAMKKVGKEGVITVEEARGTETEVKTVEGMQFDRGYLSPYFVTNTEKMEVELERPFILISEKKVSSMKELLPVLEQVAQTGRPLLIIAEDVDGEALATLVVNKIRGALKVAAVKAPGFGDRRKAMLEDIAILTGGQVISEERGFKLENASIEYLGQAEKILIDKDNTTIVNGVGEKENISGRVNQIKAQIENTTSDYDREKLQERLAKLSGGVAILYIGAATEVEMKEKKDRVDDALHATRAAVEEGIVTGGGIALIRAISSLDGITTINEDEKTGVNIIRVALESPLRTIVANAGGEGSVIVNKVKDGQGGFGYNAKNDTFEDLFAAGVIDPKKVTRLALENAASIAGLLLTTECVIADEPEEAPAGGGHGHPGGGMGGMM
- the groES gene encoding co-chaperone GroES; amino-acid sequence: MVAETESVKVNVKPLADRVLVEAAPAEEKTSFGIIIPDTAKEKPQRGTVVAVGAGKKDEPLTVQVGDTVLYGKYAGTEITVDGKEYLIMRESDIFAIL
- the secG gene encoding preprotein translocase subunit SecG; the protein is MITATIVIICIVTVLLILIVLIQNSKGGGLAGEFGGLGSNQLMGVKKTTDLLEQITWGLGIAMMVLSMASYILVDRNQVTGINSANVDRAQTQTLPGAAAPTPAPSAANGAAPSQAVPGAQTPGASTSALTPQK